In Cellulomonas sp. JZ18, the DNA window TCACTGGGACGCATGAGACGCAGCGTCGTGCCTCCGCTCGCCCTGGCCGCCGCCCTCGCGCTGGGCGCCGGCCTCCTCCCCACCGCAGCCTCGGCGGCCGTGCCGTCGGCGGCCGCGGACACGGCCGTCGACGCGGCGGGTGCCGAGGGCGCGTCCGCGGACGCCGCCACGCTCGACGGCGGCCGCGGCCACGACCGGGGACACGACCGCGGCCACGACCGTGGTCGTGCCACCGTCACCGTCCCGACGCTCGTCGCGCGGGCGACGCTGTCGGCCGACTTCCTCGCCGAGGGGCCGCCGTCGGGCGCGCTCGCCTCCGCCGCCAACGGCCGGCAGGGGCCCTTCGCCGGCCAGGTCGTCCCCGGGTTCTCCGGCGTGGTCGACGCAGGCGACGGCACGTTCTGGGCGCTGCCGGACAACGGGTTCGGCACCAAGGCCAACTCCGCCGACTTCCTGCTCCGGATCAACCGCGTGACGCCCGACTGGCAGACCGCGGACGGCGGCAGCGGCGAGCTGCGCCTGGGCGAGCACCTGGCGCTGCGCGACCCGGACCGGCACGTCGACTTCCCGATCACGCACAGTGACACCCCGGACCGGCTCCTGACCGGTGCCGACTTCGACGTCGAGTCGATCGTGCGGGCGCGCGACGGCTCGTTCTGGATCGGCGAGGAGTTCGGCCCGTTCCTGCTGCACGTCGACGCGACGGGCAAGCTGCTGGCGCCGCCGGTCCCGCTGCCCGGCGCCGCGTCGCCGCAGAACCCCTACCTCGCACCGGGTGAGCAGCCGACCGTCCGCGCGTCGGCCGGCTTCGAGGCGCTCGCGGGTCTGCGCGACGGACGGTACCTGTACCCGGTCCTGGAGAACGCCTACACGGCCGACCCGGACCAGCGCCGCCGCGTCGTGCACGAGTTCGACACGCGCCGCAACGCCTACACGGGCCGCACGTGGGACTACCGCGCGGACCGCGAGGGCGACCTCGTGGGTGACGCGTTCTGGGTCGGGAAGCACGAGATGCTGCTCGTCGAGCGGGACAACTTCGACGGCGCCGCGTCGGTGGTCAAGCGCGTGTACCGCGTCGACCTGCGGCGCGAGGACCGGCAGGGCTTCCTCGAGAAGGAGCTCGTGCTCGACGCCCTCGACATCGCGAACCCGCACGGCATCGGCGCGGGCGACGGGTACGGCACGGGTGACCCGTTCAGCCTGCCGGTGCAGTCGTTCGAGACGGTCGTGCAGCTGCGGGACGGCCGCCTGCTCATCGGCAACGACAACAACTACCCGGGCAACGCGGCGCGCGTGCCGGGGACGCCCGACGACACCGAGATGGCGCTCGTCGAGCTGCGGCGTGAGCGCGTGCGCCCGGCCGAGGTCGACGTCATCGCGCACCGCGGTGCCAGCGGGTACCGCCCGGAGCACACCCTCGCGGCGTACGCGCTCGCGATCCGGCAGTGCGCCGACTGGATCGAGCCGGACGTCGTGGCCACGAAGGACGGTGTGCTCGTCGCCCGGCACGAGAACGAGATCGGCGGGACGACGGACGTCGCGACGCGACCGGAGTTCGCCGACCGGCGGACGACGAAGAGCATCGACGGCCAGCAGGTCACCGGCTGGTTCACCGAGGACTTCACGCTCGCGGAGCTGCGCACCCTGCGCGCGAAGGAGCGCATCCCGGCCCTGCGCCCGGGCAGTGCCGCGTTCGACGGCCTGTACGAGGTGCCGACGCTCGCCGAGGTGCTCGACCTCGCGCGGCACTCGGTCACGTGCGACGGCGAGCAGGTCGGCGTGTACCCCGAGACGAAGCACCCGTCGTACTTCGACTCGGTGGGTCTCTCGCTCGAGGAGCCGCTCGTGGCGGAGCTGCGCGCGGCGGGGCTGGACCACAAGAAGGCCCCGGTGATCGTGCAGAGCTTCGAGACGGGCAACCTGCGCGAGCTGGACCGCATGACGAAGGTGCGCCTCGCGCAGCTCGTGAGCTGCAGCGGCGCCCCGTGGGACCTCGTCGCGGCGGGCGACCCCCGCACGTACGCGGACCTCGTCACGCGGCAGGGCCTGCGCGAGATCGCCCGCTACGCGGACGGCCTCGGTGCGTGCAAGGACGTCGTGGTCCCGCGGGAGGCGGACGGCTCCCTGGGCGCCCCGACCACGGTGGTGCGTGACGCGCACCGCGCCGGCCTCGAGGTGCACGCGTGGACGTTCCGCGCCGAGAACCAGTTCCTGCCCGCGGACCTGCGCAGCAGCGCCGACCCGGCCGCGCACGGGGACCTGCCCGCGGAGATCCGCGCGTTCGTCGACGCGGGCGTCGACGCCGTGTTCTCGGACCACCCCGACGTCGCGGTGGCGACGGTCGGCTGAGGACCGCCGGCGGCGCCTCCGCGGGGCAGGAGGCGCCGCCGGCACCGGTCGGGGTGGCCGCACGGGGTCCCGACCTCCCACCCGGGCGGTGGCGTGCGGTCGAACACCTGTTCGATACGATGGCGCCATGCACGACCGCGCCGCCCCCCTCGCACCACCACCCCCCGGACGTCGGGAGGTGGCCAACAGCGAGATCCCGGAGGGGATCCCGACGCGTCCGCAGGGGGACGTGCCCGTCATCGTGCGCGTCGTCTGGACGGACGGCGACGAGGAGTGGCGCCCGGCGCGTGCCGTCCGCTGGACCCGGGGGCACGTGATGGTCGCGTGGCGCGACGACCCGGGCGACCCGCGCTCGGAGCGGCACACGTGGCTGCGCGCGGGTGACGTCGCCCGGTCCGTGCGCTGGTTCGTCCCGCCCGAGCGCGGTGGGGGCGGCGCGGGCGGGGGGCCGGGCGCGGCGGCGGCACCGACGGGCGGCCGGGGTAGGCCGCGCCGGTCAGACCGGCGCGGGTGCGCCGTCGGCGTCGCGGGTCGCGCGCGCCGCGTCCGCGACGAGCACGTCGTGCTCGGTCCGCACCAGGTAGTCGTGCAGGGTCCGGCGGCTGCGCGTGAGGCACGCGATGCGCTCGTCGAGGCCCGCCAGCTCGGCGGCGAGCATCTCGGCGACGGTGCGGGGGCACGACGCCGCCAGGTCCGTCGCCTGCGTCTCCTCGAGGTCGAGCAGGACCTTGATGAGGCGCGTCGGGACGCCGGCGCGCACGAGCCCCGCGACGCGGTCCACGCGTGCGACGTCCTCCTCGCCGTAGGTGCGGTAGGTGTTCGTCGACCGGGCCGGCGCCAGGAGGCCCTGCTCCTCGTAGTAGCGCAGCAGCCGGGTGGAGACGCCGGTCCGCCGTGCCAGCTCGCCGATCCTCATCGGTCCTCCCCATGCCCGTGGCGACGTCGGCGTCACCCCTTGACCTTCACACTGATGTCAGACTTTAGCGTCGCGGACATGAGACCGTCAGCCGCTCCGCACAGCCCTTCCGCACCGCCCGCGGCCCTGCCGTGGCCGAGCCTGCTCGTCCTGGCCGGGTCGACGTTCGTCCTGGTCACCGGCGAGATGCTGCCGACCGCCGTGCTCCCCGCCATGAGCGCCGACCTCGGCGTGCCGCCGGGCCGCACCGGCATGCTCGTCTCGGCGTGGGCGCTCACCGTCGTCCTCGCCAGCGTCCCGCTCGTGCGCCTCACCGCCCGGTGGGGCCGCCGTGACGTCGTCGCCGCCGCGCTCGTCGTCTTCGCGGCCTCGGCCACGGTGACGGCGCTCGCGGACGCCTACGCGCTCGTCCTCGCCGCGCGCCTGCTCGGCGCCGCCGCGTGCGGGCTGCTGTGGTCCACGGTCAACGCGCACACCGCGCAGCTCGTGCCCGCGGCCGGGCTGGGGCGGGCGGTCGCCGTCGTGCTCGGCGGGGCCACGCTCGGCACCGTGCTGGGCGTGCCCCTCGCGAACCTCGCGTCGGCCGCGGGCGGCTGGCGCGCGGCGTTCGCGGGCCTCGCCGTCCTCGCGCTGGTCGCCGCCGTGCTCGTCCGCACGGTCGTGCTGCCGGGCCGCCCGGACGCCACCGCGGCCCGCGGTGACGCCCCGCGGGCCTCGCTCGGGCCGATCCTCGTGGTCGTCGGGCTGGTCGGGGTCGTGCTCGTGGGGCACTTCGCCGCGTACACGTTCGTCACGCGCCTGCTCGCCGGGCCGGCGGCCGCGCTGCCCGGCGGCATGACGGGTCTGCTGCTGGTGCTCGGCGTGGCCTCGGCCGTGGGCGTCGCGGTCGTCGGGCGCCTCGGGGACCGCGGCACCGCGGTCGCGCTGCCCCTGACGGCGGTCGCGGTCGCGGTCGTGCTCGCCGCGGTGCCCGCCGCGGGGGCCCACCCCGTCGCCGGCCTCGTGGTCGTCGTCGCGTGGGGCCTGACGACGGGGGCGCTGCCGCCGCTCACCCAGACGACGGTCATGCGGGCTGCCGGCGAGTCGCTGCGGACGGCGGCCGGTGCGGTGATCCCCGTGGTCATGAACGGGGGCATCGCCGCCGGCGCCGCGCTCGGCAGCGTCGTCGTCGACCGCGCCGGCGCCGGCGCGGTCCCACTGCCCGCCGCCCTCGTCGCCGCGGCGGGCGCCGCGGGCCTCGTCGCGCTGACGGCGCGTCAGCGACCGGTCCGACGGGTCAGCGCCTTGACCGCCTCGACCAGCAGCAGCACGACCACCGCGGCCCCCGCGGCCAGCCCCCAGTCACGCAGCCCGATCGGTGCGGACTCGAACCAGCCGTGCATGAACGGGGCGTAGGTGAAGACGAGCTGC includes these proteins:
- a CDS encoding esterase-like activity of phytase family protein → MRRSVVPPLALAAALALGAGLLPTAASAAVPSAAADTAVDAAGAEGASADAATLDGGRGHDRGHDRGHDRGRATVTVPTLVARATLSADFLAEGPPSGALASAANGRQGPFAGQVVPGFSGVVDAGDGTFWALPDNGFGTKANSADFLLRINRVTPDWQTADGGSGELRLGEHLALRDPDRHVDFPITHSDTPDRLLTGADFDVESIVRARDGSFWIGEEFGPFLLHVDATGKLLAPPVPLPGAASPQNPYLAPGEQPTVRASAGFEALAGLRDGRYLYPVLENAYTADPDQRRRVVHEFDTRRNAYTGRTWDYRADREGDLVGDAFWVGKHEMLLVERDNFDGAASVVKRVYRVDLRREDRQGFLEKELVLDALDIANPHGIGAGDGYGTGDPFSLPVQSFETVVQLRDGRLLIGNDNNYPGNAARVPGTPDDTEMALVELRRERVRPAEVDVIAHRGASGYRPEHTLAAYALAIRQCADWIEPDVVATKDGVLVARHENEIGGTTDVATRPEFADRRTTKSIDGQQVTGWFTEDFTLAELRTLRAKERIPALRPGSAAFDGLYEVPTLAEVLDLARHSVTCDGEQVGVYPETKHPSYFDSVGLSLEEPLVAELRAAGLDHKKAPVIVQSFETGNLRELDRMTKVRLAQLVSCSGAPWDLVAAGDPRTYADLVTRQGLREIARYADGLGACKDVVVPREADGSLGAPTTVVRDAHRAGLEVHAWTFRAENQFLPADLRSSADPAAHGDLPAEIRAFVDAGVDAVFSDHPDVAVATVG
- a CDS encoding MerR family transcriptional regulator, which encodes MRIGELARRTGVSTRLLRYYEEQGLLAPARSTNTYRTYGEEDVARVDRVAGLVRAGVPTRLIKVLLDLEETQATDLAASCPRTVAEMLAAELAGLDERIACLTRSRRTLHDYLVRTEHDVLVADAARATRDADGAPAPV